The following coding sequences are from one Ovis canadensis isolate MfBH-ARS-UI-01 breed Bighorn chromosome 7, ARS-UI_OviCan_v2, whole genome shotgun sequence window:
- the TICAM2 gene encoding TIR domain-containing adapter molecule 2: MGIGKSKTDPCHLSVPWGKSQSVDTSQSHQTSDSKQSEDISLRGDAVCSSTAEMPAGEQEGVEESPEEDTEEEVFLKFVILHAEEDTAEALRVQSLLENDFGIKPGIIFAEMPCGRQHLQNLDDAVNGSAWTILLLTENFLRDTWCKFQFYSSLMNSVNRQHKYNSVIPMRPLNKPLPRERTPFALRTINALEEESRGFPTQVERIFQESVYRIQQAIWKETRNTVQRQSVA, from the coding sequence ATGGGTATCGGAAAGTCTAAAACGGATCCCTGCCATCTTTCTGTGCCCTGGGGTAAAAGCCAGAGTGTGGATACTAGTCAAAGCCATCAGACGTCAGATTCCAAGCAATCTGAAGACATCTCCCTGCGTGGTGATGCTGTGTGCAGCAGTACTGCAGAGATGCCAGCAGGGGAGCAGGAGGGAGTGGAGGAGAGCCCTGAAGAGGACACAGAAGAAGAGGTGTTCCTCAAATTTGTGATACTGCACGCTGAAGAAGACACAGCCGAAGCCCTCCGAGTCCAGAGCCTGCTGGAAAACGACTTTGGCATCAAGCCTGGAATCATCTTTGCCGAGATGCCATGTGGCAGACAGCATTTACAGAACTTGGATGATGCTGTCAACGGGTCTGCCTGGACTATCTTACTGTTGACTGAAAACTTCTTAAGGGACACCTGGTGTAAGTTCCAGTTCTATTCGTCCCTCATGAACTCCGTTAACAGGCAGCACAAGTACAACTCCGTCATCCCGATGCGGCCCCTGAACAAGCCCCTGCCCCGAGAGAGAACTCCCTTTGCTCTACGAACCATCAACgccctggaggaagaaagtcGTGGCTTTCCTACCCAGGTGGAAAGGATTTTTCAGGAGTCTGTGTACAGGATACAGCAGGCTATATGGAAAGAGACCAGAAATACGGTACAAAGGCAATCTGTTGCCTGA